The DNA window TGTACAAGAATCAAATGATGAGGCTTCGTTATGATCTTCTCACCAAAAGTTTGGTTCACACTGATATGAAAAAATTGATAAGAAGAAGTCTTCAGGCTTTTCCATAGAGGTAAATGAGATGCTTGAAAACTTGGACTTAAATGATGCGATTGTTGTTGGTGAAGATGATCGTGACATGGATCGAATAGTTGTGTGTGATCCCTCTtttgttaaatcaaataaagttttaaggggaagttggtgaaaaatccccAATGAAAACATTTCTTTGGCTTCATTCTCTACCCACAAAATtatggtactatgtcatacaaaatgtggtacacttcatgtagaaatgtggtacacttcatgtggaaatgtggtactaaaaaagtacctaggaactgaacacaaaaaaaaaatgacggCTGGGGACTGAACCCAAATTTCCCGAAGTTAATTAATAACTCTTCTATGATTTTATcacaaaaaaatagaataatAAATGAAACTTTtaaatctgaacgtaaaattTTTACCATCAACTAAAAATTTCATACaattagttttaaaatttttaataataataataataataatttaaattttaaagtaaGAAAAAATTAATGGGGTGAGAGAATTTTCCCCTTAAACATCGCACCGCCGCCTGAAAAAACTGTTGGCTGAGGAGCTTTACAACCCTTCAACAGCTCGTTTTGCTCACAAAAGGAGAAAAAGACTTGAAAACCTTTCATTTTGGAACTATTAATCCTTTCTCAGAGTTGGGTTACTGGCAGGCGCGTCTTTACCGGCCGGACTCATACTGCCGGCGAATAATATGCCGGAGGAAAGATCCGATGAAGATCCTAGCAGTGAAGAAAGCGAGCTGGAATCATCTGATAAAGAAGAATGTGATCCAGCCTATTCTATTGTTGAAATGAAAAGATCGCGAAAGGAGGCCTTGCTTGAATTTCGATGCAGGGTGGAGGATGCAATTCGTGGAAACTATCTGTTTGGGCTGAAAAGGGGGATTTTTCTCTCCCAAGAAGATGCCAAGAAAGGAGATTTGAAGGACATTAAGCTTTGGGGTGTCCCTTTATTGCCTAGTGAAAATCACGAGGGGATAAATATCATTCTgatgaaatttttgaaagcaaAGAATTACAAGGTGCACGAGGCATTTACTTTACTGCGCAGGACCCTGAAATGGCGTATAGATTTTAATGCAGATAAAATTCTGGAAGAGAATTTAAGGCCTGAGCCTGATTATTTGTGGTTCAGCAATGGTATGGATAAAGAAGGCCGCCCTTTGTGTTACAATGTGTTGGGCAAgaaatcaaagaagaaattctcGAGCAATGGTGAGAGATTCAAAGCTTTCTTGAGGTGGAGGGTTCAGTGCGTTGAAAGAGGGATTGCGAATCTCCAATTTAGGCCTGGTGGAGAGGATTCGattattcagattattgatTTGAAGAATGCTCCTGGAACTGCAGTCAAGGAGGTCATGCTGATTTGCAAGAAAATGATGGCCCTGCTTCATGATCATTATCCTGGAATGGTCTACAAAAATGTAAGATAAAAAAAGGGACCCGATTGACAAATCAATTCATTTGAGTATATGTGTTATTAGTTTGAAAAATGAAGTTATTGTTCTTGAGATTCCATGGATGCAGTTAATCATAAATGTTCCAGCTTGGTTTATGGCTCTACATGCTCTAAACTTACGGCTCATCTCACAACGAAGCAAGAACAAGTTTGTTTTTGTGAAGCCATCAAAAGTTACAGAAACCCTTCTcaagtaaatattttttttatgtctaTGTGAATTTCTAGGTTATGAATCTTGATTATCTATTTTAATGACAAAGTTTGATGCATTTGAATTGGTCTGAAATGTAGATATGCCACCCCAGAAAACATAGTAGTTGAATATGGTGGCCTGAAAAGAGAGAATGACACTGAATTCTCCACAAATGATAAAGTTCTTGAACAAAATATCAGAGCAAATACGACCGACCAAATTCAGATACCAATCAATGAGGTATGCCCCTGGTTGTCACTAGGAATTGTTATAAAATCAGACACCAAAATCAGATTTCGAATGTCACAGCTGCAGACACATAGTTTTCTTATGTTATGAATTCATAGGATAGCATTCTctgttttgaaaagaaaaactgTATTGTGATCTGTTGAGCTTCCTCCCGTGTTTCTAACTTCTGACTCTGCTGCTACGACAAGGTCGAAGTTACGGTGACATGGGATGTCACGGTCGTCGGATATGATGTGACCTACAAAGAGGAATTCATACCAGAAGATGATTGTTCATACATGATCTTGCTTCAAAAGGAGAAGAAAATGGGGGCGACTGTGAGAAATTCTTTTCACATTAGAGAGCCTGGGAAAATAGTGATAACTATAGTTAATGGTTCATTCACAAAAAAGAAGGTGTTCTATAGGTACAAGAGCAAGCCTAGTGTGCCTATGTATATGTTCCTTAAGTGAGAGTTTCTTTCTTTTAATGATATCAGTCGAACTTTAGCCCCATTTGTTGTCTGAAATGCTCTTGTTACTGAGCTCTTATTTCTCCATCTGTATGAATAATGGAACTTTTCGATATAATGTTTATTTTGGCTGTCATCTTTCGGGCTGATGAGTTCACATTAGGGAGTTCTTAGCGATTTTCGTTCCAAGAAATTAAGGAGGTTTTAAATACGAGCATGCTACAACCATAATCAATCATGTATGTGAATCTATCTATACCCACAAGTATTGCGTTGAATGTTAACAGAAACTTAACAAAACCTTAAAACTCAAATCGATTTGCCTGGATTGTTAGCTCGATTCAAAGCTCAAAAAGGCAGATACCTCGATATAATCGAGCCGGAGTTCTCCAAAACCGAGCGTTAGAGACATGGCTGCGGATCAATTCTATTTTTTTACACTAGAATTATTTTAATACTCGAATATGATAAAATCCATCAGGAGTAAACAATTGCAAAACAAACTTTAATATTCTCACAAATAGAAGACTAAATTGATTTATTATAAACAATTGCGTATTGCTTTAGTACACACTAGCTAGGAAGGGGAGAGGTTCTTTTCATTTGGCCTATGTTGTCATCTTTTGGGTGGTGCTAGGTGTTAGCATAAATAATGTGAGAAATCGTGGTAATTAGCTCAATTAGAGGAGAAAGAAAATGGAAATTATTCATATGAATGAAATTAATTAGTCTGACACGATCCTTCGGTATAGGATTTACAAAAATTCGTGTATGCATGTTGTTTGTTGGTGATATCTTGAAATcttcgataatgataaaatgaATCTTGTAGCAAAATTGGATGAGTTAAGGTGAGATGTTGGACACTCTCTacttaataataattttgtctCCTTTTAGTGTTTCAGTTTATGGCAATTCTTCTTCAAGATACCACAAATTCCTCTTACAATAACAACACTGTAAATTGTAAGAACAATAGCCAGAAAAATAAAGTGTACTCtctttcaaaataagaaagtagATGAGAAGGCCAAATGAATAAAATGTATGCAGAAAATCCgatgataaaaaatattttattgttatCTTTGATAATGTATTTATAGATCTAAATCATTAGGGGCATTTGTTTCATCTAAGAGGCGTCTCTTCATCGAAAAGTCTAATGAAAAAGTCAAGGGACACCATTTAGatacaatataatattaaaacttGCAACTTTCAATCAATCGACTAAGCGCATTCCTCACAGCCCTGGAAATTCTAGGGTACTGAGGCAGGAGGTTCCTAGGCTTCTCTCCCACGACCCCGGAATAATTCAGGGCATTGGGGAGGAGCCTAGGCGCCTCTTCTGGGACTTGGATTGATCCAAGCAACACTTAGGCGCCCCTTAAGTGCTTTAGCTCCTCCCTTGGCGCCCAAACAATCTTTTGAGCTTTTCTTTGCTTAATTTCGAttcattaaaccttaaaatatattccaacaatctcccac is part of the Primulina eburnea isolate SZY01 chromosome 1, ASM2296580v1, whole genome shotgun sequence genome and encodes:
- the LOC140831281 gene encoding patellin-4-like translates to MPEERSDEDPSSEESELESSDKEECDPAYSIVEMKRSRKEALLEFRCRVEDAIRGNYLFGLKRGIFLSQEDAKKGDLKDIKLWGVPLLPSENHEGINIILMKFLKAKNYKVHEAFTLLRRTLKWRIDFNADKILEENLRPEPDYLWFSNGMDKEGRPLCYNVLGKKSKKKFSSNGERFKAFLRWRVQCVERGIANLQFRPGGEDSIIQIIDLKNAPGTAVKEVMLICKKMMALLHDHYPGMVYKNLIINVPAWFMALHALNLRLISQRSKNKFVFVKPSKVTETLLKYATPENIVVEYGGLKRENDTEFSTNDKVLEQNIRANTTDQIQIPINEVEVTVTWDVTVVGYDVTYKEEFIPEDDCSYMILLQKEKKMGATVRNSFHIREPGKIVITIVNGSFTKKKVFYRYKSKPSVPMYMFLK